One stretch of Prionailurus viverrinus isolate Anna chromosome C1, UM_Priviv_1.0, whole genome shotgun sequence DNA includes these proteins:
- the KIAA2013 gene encoding uncharacterized protein KIAA2013 homolog isoform X2, whose amino-acid sequence MWLQQRLKGLPGLLSSSWARRLLCLLGLLLLLLWFAGSGARRAAGGLHLLPWSRGEPGAAESSACLEAATRAWRGLRERGEAVPLGPGVPALVANGFLALDVAANRLWVTPGEREPAVAPDFVPFVQLRPLSALSEAGESVLLLREGLLRRVRCLQLGTSGPGPAAAAPGPASASGLVTGSGRDCVLLQEDFLAHRGRPHVYLQRIQLNNPTERVAALQTVGPTAGPVPRAFTSTLEKVGDHQFLLYSGRSPPFPTGLVHLVVVAAKKLVNRLQVAPKTQLDETVLWVVHVSGPVNPQVLKNKAAKELKVVQDLARKEMLELLEMPAAELLQDHQRLWAQLFSPGVEMKKITDAHTPSGLTVNLTLYYMLSCSPAPLLNPSLSHRERDQMESTLNYEDHCFSGHATMHAENLWPGRLSSVQQILQLSDLWKLTLQKRGCKGLVKFQADPDVLHNSYALHGIRYKNDHIDLAVLADPEGKPYLHVSVEARGQPVRIYACEAGCLEEPVELTSAPQGHTFPVMVTQPITPLLYISTDLMHLQDLRHTLHLKAILAHDEHMAQQDPGLPFLFWFSVASLVTLFHLFLFKLIYNEYCGPGAKPLFRSKEDPSV is encoded by the exons ATGTGGCTGCAGCAGCGGCTTAAGGGGCTGCCGGGACTGCTGTCGAGCAGCTGGGCCCGCCGCCTACTCTGCCTGCTCggcctcctgctgctgcttctgtggTTCGCCGGCTCCGGGGCGCGGCGGGCCGCGGGCGGCCTGCACCTGCTGCCCTGGTCCCGCGGCGAGCCGGGCGCCGCCGAGTCCTCCGCCTGCCTGGAGGCGGCCACCCGCGCCTGGCGCGGCCTGCGGGAGCGCGGCGAGGCTGTCCCACTGGGCCCTGGAGTGCCGGCCCTGGTGGCCAACGGCTTCCTGGCACTGGACGTGGCCGCCAACCGGCTGTGGGTGACTCCTGGAGAGCGAGAGCCCGCCGTGGCGCCGGACTTCGTGCCCTTCGTGCAGCTGCGACCGCTGAGTGCGCTCTCCGAAGCCGGAGAGTCAGTGCTGTTGCTGCGTGAAGGGCTGCTGCGCCGAGTGCGTTGCCTGCAGCTCGGGACCTCAGGCCCCGGCCCTGCGGCCGCCGCCCCCGGACCCGCTTCGGCCTCCGGCCTCGTCACCGGATCCGGCCGCGACTGCGTGCTGCTGCAAGAGGACTTTCTGGCGCACCGGGGCCGACCCCACGTCTATCTGCAGCGTATCCAGCTCAACAATCCCACGGAGAGGGTGGCCGCGCTGCAGACTGTGGGACCCACTGCCGGCCCGGTCCCCAGAGCCTTCACCAGTACCCTGGAGAAGGTGGGAGATCATCAGTTCCTCCTCTACTCGGGCCGGTCCCCGCCTTTTCCCACGGGGCTGGTGCACCTGGTGGTGGTGGCGGCCAAGAAGCTAGTGAACCGGCTCCAGGTGGCTCCCAAGACACAACTGGACGAGACAGTGTTGTGGGTGGTGCATGTTTCAGGCCCTGTTAACCCCCAGGTGCTCAAAAACAAAGCAGCCAAGGAGCTCAAGGTGGTCCAGGATTTGGCACGGAAGGAAATGCTGGAGCTCTTGGAGATGCCAGCGGCTGAGCTGCTTCAAGACCACCAGCGCCTCTGGGCTCAGCTCTTCAGCCCAG GTGTGGAGATGAAGAAGATCACGGACGCCCACACCCCGTCTGGCCTGACCGTGAACCTGACGCTGTACTACATGCTCTCCTGCTCACCAGCCCCGCTGCTCAACCCCAGCCTGAGCCACAGGGAGCGCGACCAGATGGAGTCGACGCTCAACTACGAAGATCACTGCTTCAGCGGCCACGCCACCATGCACGCCGAGAACCTGTGGCCGGGCCGGCTGTCGTCCGTCCAGCAGATCCTGCAGCTCTCTGACCTGTGGAAGCTGACCCTGCAGAAGCGCGGCTGCAAGGGGCTGGTGAAG TTCCAGGCCGACCCCGACGTGCTGCACAACAGCTACGCCCTGCACGGCATCCGCTACAAGAACGACCACATCGACCTAGCCGTGCTCGCGGACCCCGAGGGCAAGCCGTACCTGCACGTGTCCGTGGAGGCCCGTGGCCAGCCTGTCAGGATCTACGCCTGTGAGGCCGGCTGCCTGGAGGAGCCCGTGGAGCTGACCTCGGCGCCCCAGGGCCACACCTTCCCGGTCATGGTGACGCAGCCCATCACGCCGCTGCTCTATATCTCCACCGACCTCATGCACCTGCAGGACCTGCGCCACACGCTGCACCTCAAGGCCATCTTAGCCCACGACGAGCACATGGCCCAGCAGGACCCCGGGCTGCCCTTCCTCTTCTGGTTCAGCGTGGCCTCCCTCGTCACCCTCTTCCACCTCTTCCTCTTCAAGCTCATCTACAACGAGTACTGTGGGCCTGGGGCCAAGCCCCTCTTCAGGAGTAAG GAAGATCCCAGTGTCTGA
- the KIAA2013 gene encoding uncharacterized protein KIAA2013 homolog isoform X1, whose product MWLQQRLKGLPGLLSSSWARRLLCLLGLLLLLLWFAGSGARRAAGGLHLLPWSRGEPGAAESSACLEAATRAWRGLRERGEAVPLGPGVPALVANGFLALDVAANRLWVTPGEREPAVAPDFVPFVQLRPLSALSEAGESVLLLREGLLRRVRCLQLGTSGPGPAAAAPGPASASGLVTGSGRDCVLLQEDFLAHRGRPHVYLQRIQLNNPTERVAALQTVGPTAGPVPRAFTSTLEKVGDHQFLLYSGRSPPFPTGLVHLVVVAAKKLVNRLQVAPKTQLDETVLWVVHVSGPVNPQVLKNKAAKELKVVQDLARKEMLELLEMPAAELLQDHQRLWAQLFSPGVEMKKITDAHTPSGLTVNLTLYYMLSCSPAPLLNPSLSHRERDQMESTLNYEDHCFSGHATMHAENLWPGRLSSVQQILQLSDLWKLTLQKRGCKGLVKVGAPGILQGMVLSFGGLQFTENHLQFQADPDVLHNSYALHGIRYKNDHIDLAVLADPEGKPYLHVSVEARGQPVRIYACEAGCLEEPVELTSAPQGHTFPVMVTQPITPLLYISTDLMHLQDLRHTLHLKAILAHDEHMAQQDPGLPFLFWFSVASLVTLFHLFLFKLIYNEYCGPGAKPLFRSKEDPSV is encoded by the exons ATGTGGCTGCAGCAGCGGCTTAAGGGGCTGCCGGGACTGCTGTCGAGCAGCTGGGCCCGCCGCCTACTCTGCCTGCTCggcctcctgctgctgcttctgtggTTCGCCGGCTCCGGGGCGCGGCGGGCCGCGGGCGGCCTGCACCTGCTGCCCTGGTCCCGCGGCGAGCCGGGCGCCGCCGAGTCCTCCGCCTGCCTGGAGGCGGCCACCCGCGCCTGGCGCGGCCTGCGGGAGCGCGGCGAGGCTGTCCCACTGGGCCCTGGAGTGCCGGCCCTGGTGGCCAACGGCTTCCTGGCACTGGACGTGGCCGCCAACCGGCTGTGGGTGACTCCTGGAGAGCGAGAGCCCGCCGTGGCGCCGGACTTCGTGCCCTTCGTGCAGCTGCGACCGCTGAGTGCGCTCTCCGAAGCCGGAGAGTCAGTGCTGTTGCTGCGTGAAGGGCTGCTGCGCCGAGTGCGTTGCCTGCAGCTCGGGACCTCAGGCCCCGGCCCTGCGGCCGCCGCCCCCGGACCCGCTTCGGCCTCCGGCCTCGTCACCGGATCCGGCCGCGACTGCGTGCTGCTGCAAGAGGACTTTCTGGCGCACCGGGGCCGACCCCACGTCTATCTGCAGCGTATCCAGCTCAACAATCCCACGGAGAGGGTGGCCGCGCTGCAGACTGTGGGACCCACTGCCGGCCCGGTCCCCAGAGCCTTCACCAGTACCCTGGAGAAGGTGGGAGATCATCAGTTCCTCCTCTACTCGGGCCGGTCCCCGCCTTTTCCCACGGGGCTGGTGCACCTGGTGGTGGTGGCGGCCAAGAAGCTAGTGAACCGGCTCCAGGTGGCTCCCAAGACACAACTGGACGAGACAGTGTTGTGGGTGGTGCATGTTTCAGGCCCTGTTAACCCCCAGGTGCTCAAAAACAAAGCAGCCAAGGAGCTCAAGGTGGTCCAGGATTTGGCACGGAAGGAAATGCTGGAGCTCTTGGAGATGCCAGCGGCTGAGCTGCTTCAAGACCACCAGCGCCTCTGGGCTCAGCTCTTCAGCCCAG GTGTGGAGATGAAGAAGATCACGGACGCCCACACCCCGTCTGGCCTGACCGTGAACCTGACGCTGTACTACATGCTCTCCTGCTCACCAGCCCCGCTGCTCAACCCCAGCCTGAGCCACAGGGAGCGCGACCAGATGGAGTCGACGCTCAACTACGAAGATCACTGCTTCAGCGGCCACGCCACCATGCACGCCGAGAACCTGTGGCCGGGCCGGCTGTCGTCCGTCCAGCAGATCCTGCAGCTCTCTGACCTGTGGAAGCTGACCCTGCAGAAGCGCGGCTGCAAGGGGCTGGTGAAGGTGGGCGCCCCAGGCATCCTGCAGGGCATGGTGCTGAGCTTCGGGGGGCTGCAGTTCACCGAGAACCACCTCCAGTTCCAGGCCGACCCCGACGTGCTGCACAACAGCTACGCCCTGCACGGCATCCGCTACAAGAACGACCACATCGACCTAGCCGTGCTCGCGGACCCCGAGGGCAAGCCGTACCTGCACGTGTCCGTGGAGGCCCGTGGCCAGCCTGTCAGGATCTACGCCTGTGAGGCCGGCTGCCTGGAGGAGCCCGTGGAGCTGACCTCGGCGCCCCAGGGCCACACCTTCCCGGTCATGGTGACGCAGCCCATCACGCCGCTGCTCTATATCTCCACCGACCTCATGCACCTGCAGGACCTGCGCCACACGCTGCACCTCAAGGCCATCTTAGCCCACGACGAGCACATGGCCCAGCAGGACCCCGGGCTGCCCTTCCTCTTCTGGTTCAGCGTGGCCTCCCTCGTCACCCTCTTCCACCTCTTCCTCTTCAAGCTCATCTACAACGAGTACTGTGGGCCTGGGGCCAAGCCCCTCTTCAGGAGTAAG GAAGATCCCAGTGTCTGA